In Brachybacterium fresconis, the genomic stretch GATGATCACCGAGGATGCAGGCGCTGCGGTCTACAGTGGCGCCATGTCGACCCCGGACCAGGCAGCTTCGTCCCCGCCCGTGCGCGTCGTGGTGATCGAGGACGAGCCGACGATCACCCGCGCCATCGCCGACCGGCTCACCGCGGAGGGATGGGAGGTCACCACCGCCCTCGACGGCCCCTCCGGTGTGCGCACCGTCGCCGAGGTGCGTCCGGACGTGGTGGTCCTCGACGTCATGCTGCCCGGCTTCGACGGACTCGAGGTGTGTCGGCGGATCCAGGCGGACGAGCCGGTGCCCGTCCTCATGCTCACCGCCCGGGACGACGAGACCGACATGCTGGTCGGCCTCGGCGTCGGCGCCGACGACTACATGACCAAGCCCTTCTCCATGCGCGAGCTCGCCGCACGCCTCAAGGCGCTGCTGCGGCGGGTGCGCCGGGCCGGTCCGCCCGCTGTCGCGGAGTCCGAGCAGAACGTCGCGATGGAGTTCGGGGACCTGGTGATCGACCGGGCCGGCCGCCGGGTCATGCGGGCCGGGGTGCCCGCGCACCTGACGCCCACCGAGTTCGATCTGCTGCTGTGCCTGGCGAACGCCCCCGGCACCGTGCTGACCCGCGAGCAGCTGCTCGCCGACGTCTGGGACTGGATCGACGCCACCGGCACCCGCACGGTCGATTCCCACGTCAAGGCTCTGCGCCGCAAGCTCGGGGCCGACCTCGTGCGCACCGTCCACGGCGTCGGGTACGCCCTGGAGATCCCGGAGGAGGACGACTCGACAGGGGGCGTCGCCGGGGGCCGGGAGAGCCCGGACACCCCGCTGGACATCTCCTCGATGCCCACACCGAACGAGCCCACCACCGACTCGTGAGCTCCCAGCCGCCCGCCCCGGAGCTGCCGCCGGCCCCGCACACCGCGCGCCGCCGCGTCCCCGACCGACTGGACGTGCGCCCCCTGGACAGCTTCCGCTCGTTCAAGGTCAAGCTCGGGATCCTGGTCGGCGCCGTGGTCTCGGTCGCCGCGCTCCTGACCCAGGTGAGCATCCGGGCCGGGGTGCAGCCGTGGCTGGCGATCCCCCTGGTGGTCGTGATCGCCCTGGTGTTCACCCAGCTGCTGGCCCGCGGGATGACCTCGCCGCTGCGGGAGATGACCGGCGCCGCCCAGGCCATGGCACGCGGCGACTACACCCAGCGGATCCGGGCCACCAGCCGCGACGAGGTCGGGCAGCTGGCCGCGGCCTTCTCCACCATGGCCTCCGAGCTCGAGCAGACTGACGAGATGCGTCGGGACCTGGTCGCCAACGTCTCCCACGAGCTGCGCACCCCGGTCGCGGGGCTGCGGGCACAGCTGGAGAACCTGGTCGACGGGGTGACCGATCCGGATCCGGCGGCTCTGGAGGTGGCGCTGGCGGAGACCGAGCGTCTCTCCCTGCTGGTCAACCACCTGCTGGATCTGTCCCGGCTGGACGCGGGAGTGGTCGAGCTCGATCTCGAGGCCATCGAGATGACGCCGTTCCTCCACGAGGTGGTCGACGCGGCGACGCTCGCCGCCGGCGGGCGCGACGTGCGCTGGATCGTCGACGTCGACCCCGCCGATCTGACGGTGACCGCGGATGCGGCGCGGATCCATCAGGTGATCCACAACCTGCTGGAGAACGCGGCCCGTCATTCCCCCGCCGGCGGACGGATCCACGTCCGCGCCGCCCGCACCGCCGACGGCGAGGGCGTGTGGATCGACGTGCACGACGAGGGGCCGGGCATCGCTCGCGAGGACCGCTCCCGCGTGTTCGAGCGCTTCCAGCGCGGGGGCTATGCGGACAGCTCCGGAGGGACCGGCCTGGGCCTGGCGATCGCTCGCTGGGCGGTGGGTCTGCACGGCGGGACCATCGAGGTGCTCGACGACCCGCGCACCGAGCTGGCCCGCGACGGCCGCTCCTCCCTGATCCGAGTCGTCCTGCCGGATGCCGCGACCTCGACGTGATGTCCCGCACCACCGTGCCGACAATCACCGTCGCAGACGCCGTCCACCGCGTTCTTGCCGGTCCGCTCCGTTAGGCTGGAGACATCCGTACCACTCGACCGTGAGAAGGCTGGCGATCTCAGAGTGTCACAGCAGACACAGGGCTCCGGGACCTCGGAGTTCGGCCCCAACCAATGGCTCGTGGACGCACTCCGCGAGCAGTGGCAGGAGGATCCCTCCAGCGTCGACCCCAGCTGGGCGGAGTACTTCTCCTCCCACGCCGGGGTGACGACCGAGTCTCCCGCTGCCCAGGAGCGCACCCAGGGCACCTCCCCCGCTGCGACGGAGCAGGCGGAGGAACCCCCGCAGAAGACCCCTCCTCAGTCCTCCGGCGCCCGGAGCAGATCGGCCGCCCCGGCCGCCGCCGCGGAACCCTCCCCGCAGGACGCGGGCCCCGCCCGGAAGAAGGCCGCGGGCCCCTCCTCGAAGGACGCCGCCGCCCCCGCGGCGTCCGCTCCTCAGGCCGCCTCCGCCGCGGCTCCCTCTCAGCCCACGAAGGAACCCGCTCCCGTGAACGACGAGTCCGCGAAGGCCGAATCGACCAAGCCCTCCGTATCGACCACTTCGGACCGACCGGCCAAGATCCCCACGATCACCTCGCAGATCCCGGCGGTCGAGCTCAGCGAGCCGGAGCCCGTCAAGCTCCGCGGCCCGGCGGCGGCCGTGGTGCGGAACATGGACGAGTCGCTGCACGTGCCCACCGCCACGTCGGTGCGCGATGTGCCCGTGAAGCTGTTGTTCGACAACCGCGTCGTCATCAACAACCACCTCAAGCGCAATCGCGCCGGCAAGGTGTCCTTCACCCACCTGATCGGCTGGGCGATGATCGAGGCGATCGGTGAGGTCACCGATATGAACAACGGCTTCGACGTCGACGAGAAGGGCAAGCCGCTCCTGCTGAAGCGGGAGGACATCAACTTCGGTCTCGCCATCGACATGCCGCGGCCCGACGGCTCGCGCGGTCTCGTGGTGCCCAGCATCAAGGGCGCCCAGCGCTTCGACTTCCTCGGCTTCTGGCGCGCCTACGAGGAGGTCGTCAAGAAGGCCCGCAACGGCAAGCTGACGATGGACGACTTCTCCGGCACCACCGTGTCGCTGACCAACCCCGGCGGCATCGGCACCGTCCATTCCATCCCGCGCCTGATGCAGGGACAGGGAACCATCGTCGGCGTCGGCGCGATGGACTATCCCGCGCAGTTCCAGGGCGCCAGCCCGGCGACGCTCGCGGACCTGGCCGTCTCGAAGGTCATGACGCTGACCTCGACCTACGACCACCGGATCATCCAGGGCGCCGCCTCCGGCGAGTTCCTCAAGGCGATCGGCGACAAGCTCCTGGGCAAGGACGGCTTCTACGACCGCGTCTTCGCCGCGCTGCGGCTTCCGTACCAGCCGATCCGCTGGGTGCCGGACAACCCCTTCAAGGATTCGAAGTCCGAGCGCCTCGCCCGCGTGATGGACCTCATCCACTCCTACCGCGTGCGCGGGCACCTGATGGCGGACACCGATCCGCTGCAGTACCGGGTGCGCACCCATCCCGACCTCGATGTCGAGACCTACGGTCTGACGCTGTGGGACCTCGACCGGATCTTCCCCACCCGGGGTCTGGGCGGCAAGGACGAGATGACGCTGCGCGACATCCTCGGGGTGCTGCGCGACGCCTACTGCCGCACCATCGGTGTGGAGTACATGCACATCTCCGATCCCGAGGAGCGCTCCTGGCTCCAGGAGCAGATGGAGACCCCGCGTCGGCCCTTCGACAAGGCCGAGCACACCCACATCATGGACCGCCTCAACGCCGCCGAGGCGTTCGAGACCTTCCTGCAGACCAAGTTCGTGGGCCAGAAGCGCTTCTCCCTCGAGGGCGGCGAGTCCGTCATCCCGATGCTCGACACGGTGCTCCACGGCGCCGCGCACGACGGCGTCGACGAGGTCTGCATCGGCATGTCCCACCGCGGGCGGCTGAACGTGCTCTCGAACCTGGCGGGCAAGAGCTACGCCCAGATCTTCCAGGAGTTCGAGGGCAACTACGGGTCCAACCTGGGCTCGGGCGACGTGAAGTACCACCTGGGCACCGAGGGGCACTACTCCTCCCACGACGGGGAGTCCACCAAGGTCTATCTCGCCGCGAACCCCTCGCACCTGGAGGCGGTCAACCCGGTCCTCGAGGGCATCGCCCGCGCCAAGCAGGACCGCCTCGAGCGGCCCGAGGAGTTCCCGGTGCTGCCGGTGCTCGTCCACGGAGATGCGGCGTTCGCGGGCCAGGGCGTGGTCACCGAGAC encodes the following:
- a CDS encoding response regulator transcription factor; its protein translation is MSTPDQAASSPPVRVVVIEDEPTITRAIADRLTAEGWEVTTALDGPSGVRTVAEVRPDVVVLDVMLPGFDGLEVCRRIQADEPVPVLMLTARDDETDMLVGLGVGADDYMTKPFSMRELAARLKALLRRVRRAGPPAVAESEQNVAMEFGDLVIDRAGRRVMRAGVPAHLTPTEFDLLLCLANAPGTVLTREQLLADVWDWIDATGTRTVDSHVKALRRKLGADLVRTVHGVGYALEIPEEDDSTGGVAGGRESPDTPLDISSMPTPNEPTTDS
- a CDS encoding multifunctional oxoglutarate decarboxylase/oxoglutarate dehydrogenase thiamine pyrophosphate-binding subunit/dihydrolipoyllysine-residue succinyltransferase subunit, translated to MSQQTQGSGTSEFGPNQWLVDALREQWQEDPSSVDPSWAEYFSSHAGVTTESPAAQERTQGTSPAATEQAEEPPQKTPPQSSGARSRSAAPAAAAEPSPQDAGPARKKAAGPSSKDAAAPAASAPQAASAAAPSQPTKEPAPVNDESAKAESTKPSVSTTSDRPAKIPTITSQIPAVELSEPEPVKLRGPAAAVVRNMDESLHVPTATSVRDVPVKLLFDNRVVINNHLKRNRAGKVSFTHLIGWAMIEAIGEVTDMNNGFDVDEKGKPLLLKREDINFGLAIDMPRPDGSRGLVVPSIKGAQRFDFLGFWRAYEEVVKKARNGKLTMDDFSGTTVSLTNPGGIGTVHSIPRLMQGQGTIVGVGAMDYPAQFQGASPATLADLAVSKVMTLTSTYDHRIIQGAASGEFLKAIGDKLLGKDGFYDRVFAALRLPYQPIRWVPDNPFKDSKSERLARVMDLIHSYRVRGHLMADTDPLQYRVRTHPDLDVETYGLTLWDLDRIFPTRGLGGKDEMTLRDILGVLRDAYCRTIGVEYMHISDPEERSWLQEQMETPRRPFDKAEHTHIMDRLNAAEAFETFLQTKFVGQKRFSLEGGESVIPMLDTVLHGAAHDGVDEVCIGMSHRGRLNVLSNLAGKSYAQIFQEFEGNYGSNLGSGDVKYHLGTEGHYSSHDGESTKVYLAANPSHLEAVNPVLEGIARAKQDRLERPEEFPVLPVLVHGDAAFAGQGVVTETLNLSELRGYRTGGTVHVVINNQIGFTTLPDSSRSSFYSTDVAKSTQLPIFHVNGDDPEACVRVAEIAFRYRQKFHRDVVIDMQCYRRRGHNEGDDPWMTQPQMYRLIENLPSTRKQYMETLIERGDLTEDETEALVRNFQEHLDEAFAATRTDASDADPDSSVQGLELPSSQRPPASRRAGTDTAVQAGTLEHIGEAHGAVPNSFTVHPKLAGVLKRRQQMSTEGKIDWAYGELLAFGTLLMEGRRVRLSGQDTRRGTFVQRHSVLIDHENGDTWTPLSYLSEDQARFNVYDSSLSEFAALGFEYGYSVENPESLVLWEAQFGDFVNGAQTIIDEFISASEQKWGQNSSVVLLLPHGYEGQGPDHSSARIERFLQLCAEENMRVAVPSTPASYFHLLRKQALTEPKKPLIVFTPKSMLRNKAAVSPVEAFTEGTFEPVITDTTVDPAKVTSVVLASGKVYWDLVARREKLEAEHVAILRLEQLYPLPTAELTAALESYPDAGLTWVQEEPQNQGAWSFMAMNFAVEVGRTLKVVARPASASPATGSNAAHKAEQEDLLTRAFES
- a CDS encoding sensor histidine kinase, whose protein sequence is MSSQPPAPELPPAPHTARRRVPDRLDVRPLDSFRSFKVKLGILVGAVVSVAALLTQVSIRAGVQPWLAIPLVVVIALVFTQLLARGMTSPLREMTGAAQAMARGDYTQRIRATSRDEVGQLAAAFSTMASELEQTDEMRRDLVANVSHELRTPVAGLRAQLENLVDGVTDPDPAALEVALAETERLSLLVNHLLDLSRLDAGVVELDLEAIEMTPFLHEVVDAATLAAGGRDVRWIVDVDPADLTVTADAARIHQVIHNLLENAARHSPAGGRIHVRAARTADGEGVWIDVHDEGPGIAREDRSRVFERFQRGGYADSSGGTGLGLAIARWAVGLHGGTIEVLDDPRTELARDGRSSLIRVVLPDAATST